GAGGGCGAGTCGTGCTCGGCCCAAGGGAAGAAGGCGGTCACGCGGCGTTCCTCCGCACGGTGAAGTGGGTGCGGAAGCCGCCGGCGTCGCGCACGTGCTGGGTCGCCGTTACGTAGTACAGGCCGCTGAAGCGCTTCCCCAGCTCGGTCAGCTCGATCACCGTTCCCGCGCGGATCGCCGGGTTCCCCACCGCCGTCCCCTCGCCGGTGACGTAGGTGAGCGCGAGGCCTTCCAGGATCCCCTTCGCCATCTGCTCCGCCTCGGCCGCGCTCGCGATCGGCCGGTCGACCACGCGCACCTCGGCGTCGCCGAAGGCGCCCTGCGCGTCCTTGGCCCCCAGCGCGTTCCCCTGCATCAGGTTGGAGATGTCGCCCGCCGACGCGGTGCCCACCAGCGCCTCCTTGTTCTTCCGGTCCCATCCTCGCACCACCACCTTCTGCGCCTGGGGGACGGTGGTGAGGACGGGGAAGAAGCTCTCCAACTCCTTCCCCCACTCGAGGGAGACGACCTTGCCGCGGTCGTAGCGGCGCTTGCGGAAGAAGAGCTTGCGGTCGTCCACCTGCAGCTCGAACCCCACGGCGCGGGCGCGCATCAGCAGGAAGTCGATGTTGGTCTGGTTGTTCTGGAACAGGTACGGGTGCGTCTCGCCGCTGTCCTCCACCTCGGCCTGCAGCCCCAACTCGCCCGCGATCTGCTGCGCCACCGCGCTGTCCTTCACCTCCAGGAAGCTCCTCGTCTTCCGTCCCCGTCTCAGCCGATGGAGACGGTCGTAGCCGCGCACGGTGAAGAGCGACCTCCGCCCCGACCACACCGGCTCCAGCCCGGTGATCTCGCCCGCCATCAGCGGCTCCTGCTCGCCCAGCGGACCCATCTTGATCTCCACCTTGCCGCCCACGCGGAAGCGGTCGTCGTCGCTCCACTTGGGCTTGGTGCTGTCGAGGTCGGAGTTCGCGAGGGTGAGCGCGAACATCCCCGCCGCGTCCAGGCTTTCCTCCACGCGCAGCGCCACGAGCGACTCCGTCACCTCGTGCGGCAGCTCGGTGCCGTCCACGGAGATGGTGAGCTCGGGGGCCGACTCGTTGGCCTGGTCCTTCGCCATCCGCTACTCCAGGGCGGGGATGATGAGCTCGGTGCCGGGCACCAGCTCGCGCGGGTTGGCGATCCCGTTGGCATCGGCGATGGGGCGCCAGCGCGACGGGTCCTCGTACACGACGGCGGCGATGCTCCACAGCGTGTCGCCGCGCTTGACCGCGCGCGTACGGCGGCGGTCGGGCGAGTGCGTGGGGTTGCGCCGCTCCTGCTTCCCCGGGTCGTCGTACTCCTTGAGCGTGACGTCCACCGTGGCGCGCACCGGGGTGCCGTCCGCCAGGAACATGGTGTACTTCTGCGTCAGCGAGGTCACCACGCCCTTGAACGGGAGGTCGTACGCCTGGTCGGTCTTTCCCCACGACACCAGGCACACCGGCGGCCGGTGCAGGTTGCCGTCGAAGCGCGCCAGGTCGGCCACCTTCTTGGTGTGCTTGCGGACGTCCTTGTCGCTGTCGCCGGCCTCGTAGCTGTCGAAGAAGAGCGACAGCGTGAGCGTGCGCGACCCGCCGCCCTCGAACTGGACGCGCGGGTGGTCGCGGCGCTTGCCGCCCTGGTCGGTCCAGTTGACGGTCTTGGCCAGGGTGATGGTGTTGGGATTGAACATCCCGTGCTTCGCCTCGCCCCGGGCCTCGATCACCAGCTCGGACTGCTTGTTGTTGACGTCGGTGTACTTCTCGATGCGGATCACGCCCATGGCTGGATCCCCCTGCGCTCGCGCTCGATGCGCATCCGGTCGCGGATCAGGCGGTAGACCTCCTCGGCGATGGCCTCGGCGTTGGCGCCGGCCGTCTGCGGCGCGCCGGCCGGGTGCGCGCCCTGCGCGGCCGCGGTGGCCGCGGGCTGCCCGGCCTGCGCGGGCTCCGAGGCCGGCGCGCTCTCCTCCGCCGCCAGCATCGGCGCGGCGGGCGCGGCCAGCGGCGCGAAGGAGACGGCGACGGGCGCCCACGCGCGCGTCGACGACGCCTCCGGCCGCGGGGCGTGGACGCGGGCCTCGCTGGCGCGCGCCTCGGCCTCGAGCGCGGCGCGGCGCGTGGGCGTCACGTCGCCGTGGCGGAAGGGGCGGCCGGCCTGCTGGCGGACGTGCGCCAGCTCGTGCGCGAGGAGCGCCAGCCCGCCGTGCGTCTCCGGCGCGTAGCGGCCCGGCGCGAAGAACACGTCGCTGCCGACGGTGAACGCCGCCGCGCCCAGCCGCCGCGCCGCCCGCGCCGCCGCGTCGCCGGTGTGGATGCGCGCGGCGCCGGGGTCGAACCCGAGCAGCGCCCGCATCCCCTCGCGCAGCCGCGCGGGAAGCGCGAAGCCGATGGACGGGCCGACCTCGATCGGCGCCGGCGTCGTCTCCCGCTCGCCGACGACGCGGCCGACGTGGACGCGCGGCTGCTCGCGATCTCCCTCATCTCCCTGTTCTGGAGATTCGGAGGATGGGGATCGCGGCGCCTCGAAGCGGCCCAGCACGCGCTCCACCACGCGCCGCGTCTCCGCCTCGTCCACGCGGCGGGATTCGGGATGGAGGAGGACGGGACCGGGGAGGCCGGGGATGGTGATCCCCTCCGGCACGCGCATGCCCGGCCGCGCGGCCGCGGGATGCGGCTCCGTCACGCCCCGCGCGGCGATGCGCTCCGCCAGCGCGGCGGCCCGCGTCGCGGCGGACTCGGCCGGGCGGACGGCGCCGGGCGCGGCCACCCGCGCGGTGACGGGCATCGCCTGCGGTGCGGCGGGCGCGGTGGCGGCGGCGACGCGCTCGGCGGCTCGCACCGCGCGCATCATCACCGTCGCGGGCGCCAGCCAGCCGCTCGCGGGCACGCCCGCGGGCTGCATCGCCGGCGGACGCGCCGGCGCCGCGCGGACGACGCCGCCCTCGATCTCCGCCGCCGGAGCGCGCATCGCCCGCGTCGCCGGAGACGCAGGGAGCGCCACGACGGGCCCGGCGCGCACCACCTCGCGGACGATCTCGCGCACCGTCTCGGCGGCGGGCTGCACGGGCTCGCCGCGGACGGTCTCGCGGGCGGGGGATTCGGCGCGCGGCGGCGATGCGGCTGGCGGCGCGATCCCCCGATCTCCCTCGACTGCAGGGCGATGGAGATGCACGATCGGCGTCGGCGGCATCCCCGGCGCGGCCGGCTCCACGCGCGGCGGACGGACCGGCGCGGCCTCGCTGGCGGGGTGCAGCGGATGCGCCCCGGTGGCGGGATGGATCGGCGCCGCCTCGCTCGCCGGCAACACCGGCCGCGCCCCCGTCACCGGCGGCACCGAGACGACCCCTGACGCCGCGGCCGATCCCTCGCGCGCGAACGGCGCCGGCGCGGCCGCATCTCCCGGCGCGATCGTCCTCGCCCGGCGCGCGGGGGACGGCACGCTCTCCGCCGCGTCGCTGGGCGGCGGGAGCGGCCGCCCGCGCGCGCGCTCAGCCCGCGGCGATTCGGCATCTCCATCACCCGCACGCAAGGACGGCGATTCGGGGCGGAGATAGGTCATCGTGGGCGCGCCCGGCGACGTCGCCCGTCCCGCCGCCGCGATCACATCCCCCTGCTCCGCGACGCGGACCGTGGGCGGCAGCGCGGCGCCGGAGACGACGTCGCGGCGCGGGACGAGGGGCGTCTCCGTCACCGGCGCGGGCTCGCCGCGGCGCTTCGCCTCGATGCGGCGCATGATCGCCGCGGGATCGAACTCGCCGCCGCGCGCCGCCGCGGGGATGCCGGATGCCGCGCCGGGATGGTCGAAGCGCACCGGCGGCGCGGCGCCCGGACGCGGCGCATCGGCCGGCGCCGCGCGCGACGCCACCTCCCGCGCGAACGCCATCGCCCGCGCGGCCACGACCGACGGATCGCCGCGCCTCACCGGCGCGGTGGCGGGGAGTCGCCCCAGCACGCCCGCGGGCGCCAGCCACCGCGCGACCGCCGCCGCCACGCGCCCCACCAGCCGCGGCGAGAGCGCGAGATCTCCCATCTCCCCCACCTCGCGCGCCGGGCGGGCGAGGTACGACATCCCCGCGCGCGTCCACGAGCCGGGGCGCGTCCCGCCGAGCAACACCGGGTGCGCGACCCGCCCGGCGACGCGCGACAGGAAGGCCTCGCGGCGCGCCAGCAGGCGGCCGGAGAGCGGCGCCGGGCGCACGGGCCGCCGCGACAGGACGCCGATGCGCCTCACGCGCCGCCTCCCGAGGCCGGGCCGCTGCTGCTGACGAAGCCGTTGTGCACCAGCTCGAGCGTTTCCAGCGCCACGGCGCTCCCGTCGGCCTTGAGGTCCGGGCCCACCCACTTCACCGGGAAGGCGTCGCGGAAGTCCCAGCGCCAGACCTCGTCGTCGAACGTCTCGTCCCACAGGATCAGCGACACGGGCTTGCGCTCGACGGTGCCGCCGGCCACGTCGCGGTGCCACTGCCACAGCGTGTCGTCGTCGATCAGCCCGCGCTTGAGCACCAGCGTGCCGTACTTGCTGCCCTTGGGCAGGCGGTGGCGGAAGTCGTTCACGCCGCCCTCCGAATACTCCTCGACCTCCGTCTCCACCATGATTCCCGAGGCTTCCGAGAAGCTGGCGACGATCGAGCTGTCGATCTCGACCAGGAACTTGCAGGAGACGTACGGAAACGGGATCTCGTCCGACATCTCACCTCGATCCGCTCTGTTCGCCCAGCTTCCGGTTGATGCGCGAAACCTCCGCTACCCACCTGCGACGCTCCTGGTGCTCCAGCCCGAGGATCTGCTCGTACGGCCAGTGGAGGTAGTAGGCCATGAAGCTCATCTCTTCGTAGAGCGCGTCGAGGGGGTAGCTCACGACCCCCCCGCGCCGTCGAGCTCCACCTCGAAGTCGTGCTCGCAGCGCGGGCAGCGCACGGCCACCCGCTGCTCGCCGGTGCCGTTCACGCGGTTGTACATCTCCTGGAGGAATGCCAGGTCCGACGCGAACAGCCCCTCGACCACGCGCGGGTTGACGTCGGCCACGCTCCCCAGCCGCGTGACCACGCGGCTGAGGAGGATGACCACCAGGTACGACGGGTTGGACTGCACCCGCGGGTCCTTGAGCGGCAGGATCTCGTCGGCCGCGGTGGCCAGGCGCATGACGCCCTCGCGGTGCAGGTTGCCGTCGGCGTCCACGTAGCCGCGCGGCAGCGTGAACGCGTACTCGGTCTGCAGCACGCCGCTCATACCTGCGTGATCCCTTCATGCACCAGGGTGAGGGTCATGATCCCGCGGTCGTTCCCCTTCGCGTTGAAGTCCAGCGGGTCCATCTTGCTGGGCCAGCAGCGCACGCACTGCCAGCGGACCTTCTCGTTCCCCTCGTCGTCGAGCACCAGGATCGACACGTTCTTGCGCTCGATCTTCCCGTCGATCACGCGCTGCCTCCAGTCCCACAGCTCGCGCGAGTCGGTGAGCCCCCACTTGAGGGTGATGTCGCCGTACTTGGTGAGGCCGGGCCCCTTGCGCGGGGTGGTCACCTCGTCGCCCTCGCGGTACTCGATCACGTCGGAGGTGGAGTCGAACCCCGTGACCTCCGAGAAGCCCCCCTGGGTGATCCCGTCGACCTCCACCTTGAAGAGGAAGTTGCGGTACGGGTCCCGGTCGTCGTGCCGAAGCGGCATGGATGGATCTCCTCGATTTCAGTTCGTTTCGTTGGATGCACCTGCTCTGGGAGTGCCCAGTGCCAAGTGCCCAGTGCCCAGTAGACCCGGGGCGGGCGCCCTGACGATCCCGCGCCCCGCACCCGGACGGCCTGTTCCGTATCCTGGGCACTGGGCACTGGGCACTGGGCACTGCCGTTTACTCCGCCACCTCGCTCCCGCCCACCTTCTGGCCGATGCGGAAGATCACGAACTCCGCCGGCTTCACCGGGGCCACGCCGATCAGGATGATCACGCGGCCGTTGTCGATGTCGTCCTGCGTCATGGTCTCGCCCAGCCCCACGCGGACGAAGAAGGCCTCGGCGGCGGTGGCGCCCTGCAGCGCGCCCGACCGCCACGTGGTCGTGAGGAAGCTCGTGAGCGACGCCTTCAGGCGGTTCCAAAGCGGGCGGTCGTTCGGCTCGAACACCGCGTACTGCGTCGACACGTCGATGGAGTGCTCGAGGTAGATGAACAGCCGGCGCACGTTCACGTACCGCCACAGCGCGTCGCTGCTGATGGTCCGCGCGCCCCACACGCGGATCCCCCGGCCGGGGAAGGCGCGGATGGCGTTGATGCCGCGGGGATTGAGGATGTCCTGCATCCCCGTGTTCACCGTGGCCTCCAGGTCGCCCACCTGCCGCACCACCTGGTTGGCCGGCGCCTTGTGCACCCCCACCTCCTGGTCGGTGCGCGCGTAGATCCCCGCCACGTGCCCGCTGGGCGGCGCGAACACCGGCCCGTTGCGCAGCGGGTCGTAGATCTGGATCCACGGGTAGTACAGCGCCGCGTACTTGCTGTCGTACAGGCTGCGCTGCTCCTGCACCCCGTCCAGGTCCGCGCCCTTGCGGCTGTCGAGCACGGCGAAGCGGTAGCGCGCCCGCTCGCAGTGCGCGATCAGCGCCTGCTGCACGACGGGATCGGTGCGGCCGGGGACGGCGACGATGGAGATGTCGCTCACGTTCCCCAGCGCGTACAGGCCGGTGCGGCGGTCGGCGTCGTCGCTGTCGCGGCCGGCGTAGGCGGCCGGCGTCAGCCCGTTCACCCCGTCGCTGCCGCCGCCCAGGAACCACTCGCGGGTGGGGAGCGGGAGCTTCTCCGCCCCCGCCGCGCGGCGGTCGCTGTCCAGGTCGGTGACGTGGACCAGCTTGGACGAGCGGTTGATGATCTCCACGAAGTAGCGCGAGTGCCGCTCGTCGGTGCTCAGGTTGTCGAACACCTCCGTGGCGCCGCCGTACTCGAAGGTGATGCGGAACTCCTCGCTCTCCACCGTTCCCCCGCTCGCCAGCGTGGCGGGAACGCGGCCGTCGAGGTAGACGCGGTTCCCTTCGACCAGGCGGGCGACGGCGTAGCGGTTGCCGGGGAGACGGAGGACGGTGCCCGCCTCGATCCCGTTCGCGGTGCGGAGCTGGATGAAGGGCGCGTCGGCGGCGGCGCCGCCGTCGAGCACGGTGCGCAGCACCGACGACGCGCTCACCGTCACCCGCACCTGGTTCCCCCAGCTCCCCGGCTCGGGCCAGAGATCCGGGTTCGGCCGCGCCGGGCCCGCGTCGATGCGGATGCGCGGCTCCAGCCGGCGCACCAGCGTGCCCTCGGGGTGGGGATAGCGGAGCCCGCGGGTGATGAAGATCACGCCCGTGGGATCGCCGTTCTCGTCCTCCTCGACCGAGGCGATCACCCCGTACTCGGTCTGCTCGCCGTCGAACAGCTCGATCACGTCCTCGGGCGCCAGCTCCTCGGGCTCGGCCACGGTGAGGTCGAAGGCGCCGCTCTCGGCGCGCGCGGCCAGCGAGGTGGTGGAGCCGGGGGTGTCGAGCACGCGCACCGGCGTGTCTTCCACGTGCGGGTAGAGGAGCGGGTTGCGCAGCGTGGCCACCTTCGACGCCAGCGGGCCCACCACCTCCACGAACTCCGAGCGCGGACCGTCGTCGATCAGCAGCACCGCGTCGTCGCCGATGCCGGCGTCGTCCGACAGCGTCACCTGCGACGAGGCGGCGAGCACGGCCACCGGGTCGCCCGGCGTGACGGTCACCTGCAGCACCTCGTTCCCCGACGCGTGCGCGAAGGCCAGCGGGTCGGCGATGGTGAACTCGCCCGCCGCCACGGTGCCGGTGATCAGCACCAGGTCCGACTGCGTCTGCTCCTGCGAGCCGTCGCCGGTGACCTGCAGCCAGTCGCCGGCCTTCACCGCGCCCACGCCGGCGCCCGAGAGCTTGATGCTGGTGGCGTCCTTCGCCGCGGCGCCGTTCAGCGTCAGCGTGGCCGCACCGGGGACGGTCGTGGCGCGCAGTCCCTCGCCGGCGCCGTGCGAGCGGCGGAGCGGGGTCTGGGTGGCCACGTTGCCGGGGCTGTTGCTTCCCGCGCCGGTGCCCACGCGCACCACCTCGGCGGCGTCGCCCTCGCCCAGCATGTACCAGTTGTTGTTGGTCAGCCCGCTGCGCTGGGCCACGAACAGCTGGCTGGCGCCGGCGGCGTTGGCGGTGGAGCGGTCGAGCGCGCGTGCGGCGCCGGCCACCTCGGTGACGCCCGTCCCCGCGCGGTGCTCGCGGGCCAGCGCCGGCTCGACCTGCACCTTCGTCCCGAAGCCGGTGACGACGACGTACTCGGCCTCGCTCCCCTCGCCGATCACCAGCCCCGAGCCGGTGGCCAGCCCCACCCAGTGGGCCAGGTCCAGCTCCTTCGCCCCCGCCTCGGCCTTGGAGGCCAGGAAGCGGCGCGCCTGCCCCCGCTCGGGGAGGAAGGAGTAGGCGGTGTGCGCGAACACCGCGGGATCGACGTCGTCGACGCCGGGAAGGTTGGCCACGCGCACCACGTAGGCGCGCGACCCGCCGTTCTGGAAGAAGCCCTCCACCGAGTACGGCAGCCAGCGGCGGTCGCCCAGGTCCTGGCCGTCCAGGCGCTCGCCCAGGTAGCCGCCGAAGATCCGCTGGTACTCACCCACGTTGGTCACCAGGACGGGCTTGTTGACGGGGCCGCGCACGGCGGCGCCCACGAAGCCGGTGGTGCTGGTGCTGACCCCCTCGATCGGCCTGGGGCCGAGCTCCACCTCCTCGACGTATACGCCTGGCGCGAGATACTCCGGCATGGCCGCCACCTCCCGTGTGTGTTGTCGGTTCGCCTGCGTTGGCCCTTCGTAGACTCCGTCCCGTCATCCCTCGTGCAGCCGTGGCTGGCCTGCAACCGCAATTGATTTCGCACTTCCGAACTTCCGCGCGGCCCTTGGAGACCCTCCCCCCGCGGCTGGGGCCGCGTACCCCCTCCCGATAACGGGAGGGGGTAACTTCGAGCGTGTGGCGCGGCCGTTTTCGCGTTCCTCGCCTCACGTGCGACGCAATCGTGGCGGCCAGCCCCGCTCTCCGCGCTACCTCCTCCGCGGCACTGAGTTCTCCCCTCCCCTGCGGAGCGGGGGAGGGGCCGGGGGAGGGGGCCGCCCGCGGCCGCGCAGATCCGCGCCACCCGCGCCGATGTTCTCACCCCTGCCTCTCCCGGTACGGGAGAGGAGGCGAGCCCGGGCGAGCCGGAGAGGGTGCGATCCGGAGGCCCACTCAGCACTCAGCACTCCCGTCCCTCACCCCGTCCCCACCACCAGCGTGTACTCGTCCACGCCCGCCGCGGGCACCGCGACCACCCGCGTGATGTCCCCGAACCCCGCGGCGGAGACTGCGAGGGTGTAGCTCCCCGGCGGCAGGTTGCTGAAGACGTAGCGCCCGTCCGCCGCGGTGCTCATCGCGCGGTTCAGCTCCTGGATCACCACGCGGGCGCCCTCCACCGGCGGCGCGCCGGGCGCATCGGAGACGACGCGGCCCTCCAGGCGGTACATCGTCTCGCCGGCCACTGGCATCACCTCGTTCGTGGCCGCCTCCACGCGCATCCACGCGCTGCCCGCCGCGCGCACCGGCGCCCCCGCCACGATCGCCGCCGCCTCTTCGCCCTCGACGAAGATCTCCGCCGCACCCTGCGCCGCCTCGGCGATCAGCCGGCCGGCAACGCCCTGCTCGCTGATCACCCGCAGCGCCGCGTCCGCCGCGTGGTTCCCCGCCGGCGGCGGCACCGCGGGCACCTCGACGGACGGCGAGGCGGGGATCGGCCCGATCGCCAGCACCTCCGCGGCGGCGCCCGCGTCCAGCAGCACCGGCGTCCCCTCCGCCAGCGTCCCGTCGTCCAGCGCGGCGCGCGAGTCGAGCGTCAGCGTCGCCGTCCCCGCGTTCGCCGGATCGCGGAGCGTGGTCTCCACGGCGCCGGGGGTGGCGCGGCGCACCAGCGTCCCCGCGGGATGCGGCCAGCGCAGGGGCCGCTCGCTCGGCACCGCCGCCGCGCCCGCGGCGTGCGCCGCGGTGAGGACCAGCTCGCTGCGGTCGCCGTCCTCCAGCAGCAGCCACTCCCCGTCGCCCACGCCGTCGCCGCTCTCCAGCGCGATCTCCATCGCCCCGAACGCGGACGCCGCCGCCAGCCGCGTCAGCGCGGGGGTGAGCGTCATCCCCTTCACCTCGCGCCCGGCGGGGTGGGCCCAGCGGAGCGGCGGCGCCATCCGCAGCATCATCTCCCCCGCCCCGGGCGCCGTGGGGAGGCGGAAGAAGTCGCTCTCCGCGCCGCCGTCCAGCATGTACCAGCTGTTCGCGGCCAGCGTCATCGCCTCGGCGACGGTGATCACGCCCGGGTCGTTGAACACCGGCGCACCCAGCCGCGCCGCCGCCGCGGCCGCCACCCGCCCGATCCGCAGCTGCGTCCCCGCCGGGAGCGGCTCCGGCAGCGGCGGGCGGACGCGGACGCGCACCACCGGCCGCAGCTCGCCGCCCACCCCCATCCGCCGCGACACCACCGGGGCCGTCACCACCGGCGGCTCGGGCTCGGCGGCGGGCTCCACCCCCATCGTCACCACCAGGTGCAGCGCGGGGCGCACGCGGTTGCCGATCGCCGACCACAGCTCCCACGGGTTGCGCGCGTTGTCCGGCTGCGCGACCAGCGAGGGGAGAGGCGGCGCCTGGCCGGCCAGCGCGCCCTGCATCACCTCGGCGGGGAGCGTGGGATACCGCAGCAGCGTCCGCAGCAGCTGGCCGAGGAGCCGGTGCTCGTCGAACGGGTCGGGCGGCGTGGCGCTGCTCCACGCGGTCACGGCGTAGAACAGGTCCATGCGCACCTTCGGCCGCTTGCGGACGAAGGTCCCGTCCGGCCGCCGCTCCTCGCGCCACTCGGTGTCGCGCAGGCCGTGGTTCTCGCGCACGTCGTACAGGTACAGGTTCACCGTGCGCCGGCCCGCGGAGAGGCGCTTCATCCAGTCCGTCGTCGGAGCCTCGAAGCTCACGTCGAACTGGTCGGCGGGAAGCGGAACGCGCGTGCGCAGCAGCCGCTCCAGCGAGCGGTCCAGGTCGTCGATCATGCCTCGGCCGGCGGCTCCCCGTCGCGCGGGACGGCGAACAGGCGCTCCAGCTCCGGGCTCGGCACCATCGCCTCGAAGTCCGCCCAGATGCGCGCGTCGCCCCGGCAGTCGTACGCGCGGCAGGGGTAGGGGCGATGGGCATAGACGCCGCACCGGCATCCCCCTTCTCCCTCCCGCTCCAGGTGCGTGCAGTAGCCGTCGGGGGCGCGGCGGATCATGTACGGGCGGCCGAACTCCCACTTCAGCACCCCCTCCTCCACGTCCTGCCGGCTGAGGGCGAAGGCCAGGCGGCAGCACGCCGCGCGGCACACGTGCAGCCGCGACGCGCAGTCGATCGCCGGCCCCGCGCCGAAGGCGTACTTGTCGGCCTCGGCCTCCTGCCGCATCACCCCCATCCCGCTGTCGCGGTAGCGCGCCTCCAGCCGCTCGGCCACGATCTTCTTGCGCTCGTCCAGCTCGGCGATGGTGATCACCCCGCGCTCGGCCAGCAGCTCGATCAGCGCGTAGGAGAAGGCCGCCGTCTCCAGCGTGCGGCTGGTGTTCGCATTCGCCCTGTAGTGCGCGTACAGCATCCCCTCGGCGACCTCCGCCCGCAGCGCCTCCACCTCCTCGGCCGGGGGAGAAGGAAGGACGGGGAGATGGATGACGCGCTTCGCCGACGCGTCCGCGGATTCAGGATGGGAGCGGGCGATCATCGGACGGAGCCGGGGTGGGGAGGGGCGCCGGCGGCGTCGACCGCGCGCGCGGCCTCCTGGGCGCGGCGCAGCAGCGCGTCGATGATCGCGCGGTTGCGGATCACCATCTGCGGGCCCTTCAGGCGGTACTCGGGGGCGATGATGGCGTCGTACTGCCCCAGCGAGCGTCCCGTCTTCTGCAGCCAGAGCGAGAAGAGCGAGAAGTAATGCTCGTGCCCGCCCGCGTAGCGCTCGGCCAGCGCGGGGCCGATCGTCTTCACGAGGCGGTCGTTGTAGAGGAAATCCTCCCAGCTCCGCTTGGCGGGCCCGTCGTTGTAGATGTCGAGCACGCGCCCCAGGTCGCGCTCGGT
The nucleotide sequence above comes from Longimicrobium sp.. Encoded proteins:
- a CDS encoding LysM peptidoglycan-binding domain-containing protein; its protein translation is MGVIRIEKYTDVNNKQSELVIEARGEAKHGMFNPNTITLAKTVNWTDQGGKRRDHPRVQFEGGGSRTLTLSLFFDSYEAGDSDKDVRKHTKKVADLARFDGNLHRPPVCLVSWGKTDQAYDLPFKGVVTSLTQKYTMFLADGTPVRATVDVTLKEYDDPGKQERRNPTHSPDRRRTRAVKRGDTLWSIAAVVYEDPSRWRPIADANGIANPRELVPGTELIIPALE
- a CDS encoding DUF4157 domain-containing protein → MRRIGVLSRRPVRPAPLSGRLLARREAFLSRVAGRVAHPVLLGGTRPGSWTRAGMSYLARPAREVGEMGDLALSPRLVGRVAAAVARWLAPAGVLGRLPATAPVRRGDPSVVAARAMAFAREVASRAAPADAPRPGAAPPVRFDHPGAASGIPAAARGGEFDPAAIMRRIEAKRRGEPAPVTETPLVPRRDVVSGAALPPTVRVAEQGDVIAAAGRATSPGAPTMTYLRPESPSLRAGDGDAESPRAERARGRPLPPPSDAAESVPSPARRARTIAPGDAAAPAPFAREGSAAASGVVSVPPVTGARPVLPASEAAPIHPATGAHPLHPASEAAPVRPPRVEPAAPGMPPTPIVHLHRPAVEGDRGIAPPAASPPRAESPARETVRGEPVQPAAETVREIVREVVRAGPVVALPASPATRAMRAPAAEIEGGVVRAAPARPPAMQPAGVPASGWLAPATVMMRAVRAAERVAAATAPAAPQAMPVTARVAAPGAVRPAESAATRAAALAERIAARGVTEPHPAAARPGMRVPEGITIPGLPGPVLLHPESRRVDEAETRRVVERVLGRFEAPRSPSSESPEQGDEGDREQPRVHVGRVVGERETTPAPIEVGPSIGFALPARLREGMRALLGFDPGAARIHTGDAAARAARRLGAAAFTVGSDVFFAPGRYAPETHGGLALLAHELAHVRQQAGRPFRHGDVTPTRRAALEAEARASEARVHAPRPEASSTRAWAPVAVSFAPLAAPAAPMLAAEESAPASEPAQAGQPAATAAAQGAHPAGAPQTAGANAEAIAEEVYRLIRDRMRIERERRGIQPWA
- a CDS encoding phage tail protein; protein product: MSDEIPFPYVSCKFLVEIDSSIVASFSEASGIMVETEVEEYSEGGVNDFRHRLPKGSKYGTLVLKRGLIDDDTLWQWHRDVAGGTVERKPVSLILWDETFDDEVWRWDFRDAFPVKWVGPDLKADGSAVALETLELVHNGFVSSSGPASGGGA
- a CDS encoding DUF6760 family protein, with the protein product MSYPLDALYEEMSFMAYYLHWPYEQILGLEHQERRRWVAEVSRINRKLGEQSGSR
- a CDS encoding phage tail protein — its product is MPLRHDDRDPYRNFLFKVEVDGITQGGFSEVTGFDSTSDVIEYREGDEVTTPRKGPGLTKYGDITLKWGLTDSRELWDWRQRVIDGKIERKNVSILVLDDEGNEKVRWQCVRCWPSKMDPLDFNAKGNDRGIMTLTLVHEGITQV
- a CDS encoding phage tail sheath subtilisin-like domain-containing protein, with the translated sequence MPEYLAPGVYVEEVELGPRPIEGVSTSTTGFVGAAVRGPVNKPVLVTNVGEYQRIFGGYLGERLDGQDLGDRRWLPYSVEGFFQNGGSRAYVVRVANLPGVDDVDPAVFAHTAYSFLPERGQARRFLASKAEAGAKELDLAHWVGLATGSGLVIGEGSEAEYVVVTGFGTKVQVEPALAREHRAGTGVTEVAGAARALDRSTANAAGASQLFVAQRSGLTNNNWYMLGEGDAAEVVRVGTGAGSNSPGNVATQTPLRRSHGAGEGLRATTVPGAATLTLNGAAAKDATSIKLSGAGVGAVKAGDWLQVTGDGSQEQTQSDLVLITGTVAAGEFTIADPLAFAHASGNEVLQVTVTPGDPVAVLAASSQVTLSDDAGIGDDAVLLIDDGPRSEFVEVVGPLASKVATLRNPLLYPHVEDTPVRVLDTPGSTTSLAARAESGAFDLTVAEPEELAPEDVIELFDGEQTEYGVIASVEEDENGDPTGVIFITRGLRYPHPEGTLVRRLEPRIRIDAGPARPNPDLWPEPGSWGNQVRVTVSASSVLRTVLDGGAAADAPFIQLRTANGIEAGTVLRLPGNRYAVARLVEGNRVYLDGRVPATLASGGTVESEEFRITFEYGGATEVFDNLSTDERHSRYFVEIINRSSKLVHVTDLDSDRRAAGAEKLPLPTREWFLGGGSDGVNGLTPAAYAGRDSDDADRRTGLYALGNVSDISIVAVPGRTDPVVQQALIAHCERARYRFAVLDSRKGADLDGVQEQRSLYDSKYAALYYPWIQIYDPLRNGPVFAPPSGHVAGIYARTDQEVGVHKAPANQVVRQVGDLEATVNTGMQDILNPRGINAIRAFPGRGIRVWGARTISSDALWRYVNVRRLFIYLEHSIDVSTQYAVFEPNDRPLWNRLKASLTSFLTTTWRSGALQGATAAEAFFVRVGLGETMTQDDIDNGRVIILIGVAPVKPAEFVIFRIGQKVGGSEVAE
- a CDS encoding Pvc16 family protein, translating into MIDDLDRSLERLLRTRVPLPADQFDVSFEAPTTDWMKRLSAGRRTVNLYLYDVRENHGLRDTEWREERRPDGTFVRKRPKVRMDLFYAVTAWSSATPPDPFDEHRLLGQLLRTLLRYPTLPAEVMQGALAGQAPPLPSLVAQPDNARNPWELWSAIGNRVRPALHLVVTMGVEPAAEPEPPVVTAPVVSRRMGVGGELRPVVRVRVRPPLPEPLPAGTQLRIGRVAAAAAARLGAPVFNDPGVITVAEAMTLAANSWYMLDGGAESDFFRLPTAPGAGEMMLRMAPPLRWAHPAGREVKGMTLTPALTRLAAASAFGAMEIALESGDGVGDGEWLLLEDGDRSELVLTAAHAAGAAAVPSERPLRWPHPAGTLVRRATPGAVETTLRDPANAGTATLTLDSRAALDDGTLAEGTPVLLDAGAAAEVLAIGPIPASPSVEVPAVPPPAGNHAADAALRVISEQGVAGRLIAEAAQGAAEIFVEGEEAAAIVAGAPVRAAGSAWMRVEAATNEVMPVAGETMYRLEGRVVSDAPGAPPVEGARVVIQELNRAMSTAADGRYVFSNLPPGSYTLAVSAAGFGDITRVVAVPAAGVDEYTLVVGTG
- a CDS encoding YkgJ family cysteine cluster protein; its protein translation is MIARSHPESADASAKRVIHLPVLPSPPAEEVEALRAEVAEGMLYAHYRANANTSRTLETAAFSYALIELLAERGVITIAELDERKKIVAERLEARYRDSGMGVMRQEAEADKYAFGAGPAIDCASRLHVCRAACCRLAFALSRQDVEEGVLKWEFGRPYMIRRAPDGYCTHLEREGEGGCRCGVYAHRPYPCRAYDCRGDARIWADFEAMVPSPELERLFAVPRDGEPPAEA